From one Marinitoga sp. 1197 genomic stretch:
- a CDS encoding PD-(D/E)XK nuclease domain-containing protein, whose translation MKKAKGEKIITEKHFEKTLYDYMRVYIDKNISNIINKAKKEKELMMKILFEPESIEFDISDDRIKFLYLNGVIDDCDGKCCVKVPLYYKKLYNHFKPQTNGERNKMLKFEEDLNKYIDENKNLKLNELLKRYTEYIKSRGAVMFKGRNYYEGVYQYNLDQFLSAYIELLGGKVYPETQIGGGRIDLMVMYNRKEYLIEIKANIIKYEYEISKRQIKEYIKRKGLKEEWLIIYSNTIKDFEYNLEEENGIKLHIWFIKTNFENPSKMGNYLNRGKRL comes from the coding sequence ATGAAAAAAGCAAAAGGAGAAAAAATAATAACAGAAAAACATTTTGAAAAAACATTATATGATTATATGAGAGTATATATAGACAAAAACATATCAAATATAATAAACAAAGCGAAAAAAGAAAAAGAATTAATGATGAAAATATTATTTGAACCAGAAAGCATTGAATTTGATATAAGCGATGATAGAATCAAGTTTTTATATTTAAATGGGGTAATAGATGACTGTGACGGAAAATGTTGTGTAAAAGTACCGTTATATTATAAAAAATTATACAATCATTTCAAACCACAAACTAATGGAGAAAGAAATAAAATGCTAAAATTTGAAGAAGATTTAAATAAATATATAGATGAGAATAAAAATTTAAAACTAAATGAACTGCTAAAAAGATATACAGAATACATAAAAAGTAGAGGAGCAGTAATGTTCAAAGGCAGAAACTATTATGAAGGGGTGTATCAATATAATCTTGACCAATTTTTAAGTGCATACATAGAATTACTTGGAGGAAAAGTATATCCAGAAACGCAAATAGGCGGAGGAAGAATAGATTTAATGGTAATGTATAACAGAAAAGAATATTTAATAGAAATAAAAGCGAACATAATAAAATATGAATACGAAATATCCAAAAGACAAATAAAAGAATATATAAAAAGAAAAGGGCTAAAAGAAGAATGGTTAATAATATATTCAAATACAATAAAAGATTTTGAATATAATTTAGAAGAAGAAAATGGGATAAAATTACATATTTGGTTTATAAAAACTAATTTTGAAAATCCATCAAAAATGGGGAACTATCTCAATAGAGGAAAAAGGTTATAA